GCTCGTGCGGATGATCCGCGGAGTAGTCGGGGGCGCGGGGCTCGGGGACCGGATCCCAGCCGCCGGGTGTCCAGGGGCCACACCTCAGTAGCCGCCACACGGAGAGCCAGGTCCCGTACCAGGCGCCGTGCACGCGAACGGCCTCGACAGCGTAGCTACTGCAGGTGGGTTCGAAGCGGCAACTCGGTGGGGTCAGTGGTGAGATGCCCTTCTGGTAGAAGTCGAGCATCCACAGAAGGATCCGGGCCACCGGGCCGTGACGGCCCTCGCTCATGACCGTGCCTCGCGGGCGCGCGCCACGGCAGTGGCCAGACCGGTC
This Dietzia psychralcaliphila DNA region includes the following protein-coding sequences:
- the yidD gene encoding membrane protein insertion efficiency factor YidD, coding for MSEGRHGPVARILLWMLDFYQKGISPLTPPSCRFEPTCSSYAVEAVRVHGAWYGTWLSVWRLLRCGPWTPGGWDPVPEPRAPDYSADHPHEHPDNSERS